From the genome of Epinephelus moara isolate mb chromosome 10, YSFRI_EMoa_1.0, whole genome shotgun sequence, one region includes:
- the smx5 gene encoding smx5, whose amino-acid sequence MLFYSFFKSLVGKDVVVELKNDLSICGTLHSVDQYLNIKLTDISVTDPEKYPHMLSVKNCFIRGSVVRYVQLPADEVDTQLLQDAARKEAIQQKQ is encoded by the exons ATG CTTTTCTACTCGTTTTTCAAGTCGCTGGTGGGGAAGGATGTGGTGGTGGAGCTCAAGAACGACCTGAG CATCTGCGGGACGCTTCATTCTGTCGACCAG taCCTGAACATCAAGCTCACAGACATCAGCGTCACTGATCCAGAGAAATATCCACACATG CTGTCTGTGAAAAACTGTTTCATCCGTGGATCTGTGGTCCGGTACGTTCAGCTACCTGCAGATGAAGTGGACACTCAGCTCCTGCAAGACGCTGCGCGAAAAGAAGCAATACAGCAGAAGCAGTGA